Proteins from a genomic interval of Cryptococcus neoformans var. grubii H99 chromosome 8, complete sequence:
- a CDS encoding large subunit ribosomal protein L29, with the protein MAKSKNHTAHNQNKKAHRNKIQRPKTNKYHSLKGVDPKFRRNARYAAQGSAKAIREAKASA; encoded by the exons ATGGCCAAGTCAAAGAACCACACCGCCCACAACCAGAACAAGAAGG CTCACAGGAACAAGATCCAGAGGCCTAAGACCAACAAGTACCACTCTCTTAAGGGTGTCGACCCCAAG TTCCGACGAAACGCCCGATACGCTGCCCAGGGTTCCGCCAAGGCTATCCGAGAGGCCAAGGCTTCTGCATAG